A region of the Primulina eburnea isolate SZY01 chromosome 7, ASM2296580v1, whole genome shotgun sequence genome:
AGAAAGCATGAGAAGTTGAACAGGTAATAAAGATTTGTGCAATATTTCACCGGCAGAGCTCACTAAACACATGCAAAGAAATTGATTGGCATAATTGGATTCAAAATTACAGGCCATCTTTCGCACACGGGAAAAGAATTTAACTTTATGTGAAAGAAAACAAGATATGAAGAGAAGAAAAGGTTGAATAACAGGTTTAACTACTTGAACATAATAAGAATGTAGATCTTGGTAAAATCAAACAAATGAAAAAATGCAGCGGTAACTCACTTCTGTTAGCATTCTTTTTGCAAGTATGTGGTAGTGTCGCTGCCAAATCCTTTGCCCAACCATAGTGGCCACCAATACGCTATAAAATATGCCGAATACAGAAAATAAACATATCACAATTATAGCCATAATACATAATAATGGCAGACCAGCTTCATGATTTCCTTCCAGGCAACCACATTCACAGGATGCACAATCACAACTTTCCGATATGGATCTATCAGTAGACCACAAACTAAGAGTAGCAGGCAATTGGCAGTCAAAGCACGTCCTGAACAAATGGCACAAGGACAAACAGTTTAACTCGAAATACATAGACTTATAGGTTAAGCAGAATTCACAACCACAAGAACCATCAGGTAATAACTTTTTCACTGAATTCATTGTtctaaaaattataaaagaaaagACAAAAAAAATTGATCATAACACAAACATAAGATCAATGTTAGAAGAATAAATCAAATTGATTTGAATGGGATTTGGATTCATGCAAAGCAAGCGTGAAGAAGGTTTACTCACTAGGCTATGCCAAAAATGGATCTCCGTCCTCAGTATAAAATCTAGGTCTAACTCCACAAAAACACCCTGTTACCACTATATACAATGATAAGAATTGCAgatcaaagatttttctttaAGTTGGCTAAATAATTTTGATAAGAAAGAGTCTAGATACAAGGAACAAAACACAATATGAGAGTAACTGATCACCACAGCTATGATTATAAATACACAATATTATGATAAATTGAAAGAtatcatataataaaaaatataatacccAAGCTCACAACAGCAACGATGCAATTCACGACATGGTACGGCTGGATCGTTGCGGATTCTTTGATCGAAACAAGTAATGAAACACCCAGATAAGCCGATAAAAGCGAAAAACAATACAGTCCCTGGAAATAAAGTTCGATGTCATAAATGTGCTTGCAACAGGGATTAAGTGAGAAAGGCAACGCACATAACAACCATTCTTTAATACTAAATATACGTATAGATAGGACCATGCATCTGTGACCAATATAGATTACTCACAACGACATGTTTCAGCTCTGACTAAAAGTTTTATATCCTTCTTTCCAATATGTTGTTCTTCTATTCAGGCAATGTGAATTGTTTATTTTTTGTTGGATACAAACTGAGAGAACCGTGATAAGCATGCAAGAAGTATGCAAAATTAAACCAAAATAGAATATAAAATAATTGTTGATAACATTAAAATATCTAGAGTTATGACCAGCCAAATTGTTCGTCATACATTCCAAAATTCAAATCAAGCAAATAACTACTTGAAATATAAGTATTGATAGTGGCATCATAACCAATCTGAAGCTCAAGAAGTATTACCACACACGTAGTAGAAACTAAGTTTGCTGCCGAAACCCCAGGTTAGACGAAGCCAAAATTTCTGGCTACCATCAATAAGATACACCAAGTATGCCAATATAGCAATGACCTATAACAATTGTAataaaaatcgtaaaaataCTAGGAAGGAAAGAGCTACTGGCATTATCACAACATAAACACAAGAAAATACATGGGAAGGAAcagaaaataaatttgaaaagggGTCCAATAATCAACTACCATCTGAATTGCCAAAAAGATGAATGCAATATCCCTTGCAACAAAAAATCTGAACTTGATTGTTCGCCATCGCCTATCAGCTATATTATCAGCTTTCAAATAATAAGGAGCCTTGCAAGTTGTGCAATGAGCGAAAGCAAACCCTTCCTGCACCAACAAACACAAACGAGGAAATATAGATCAAATAACctaatacaattttttttaaaaaatacaggAGTAGTATTAGTTAAG
Encoded here:
- the LOC140837003 gene encoding uncharacterized protein isoform X2; this translates as MGRGHTEFSPLLPPTPITKHSEIDLESGTEDQIQCRICLETDGRDFIAPCKCKGTSKYVHRACLNHWRAVKEGFAFAHCTTCKAPYYLKADNIADRRWRTIKFRFFVARDIAFIFLAIQMVIAILAYLVYLIDGSQKFWLRLTWGFGSKLSFYYVCGTVLFFAFIGLSGCFITCFDQRIRNDPAVPCRELHRCCCELGVLVATMVGQRIWQRHYHILAKRMLTEEYVVENVDDEMNEASWSPPPLAPDDVQQLKSLGLL
- the LOC140837003 gene encoding uncharacterized protein isoform X1, yielding MGRGHTEFSPLLPPTPITKHSEIDLESGTEDQIQCRICLETDGRDFIAPCKCKGTSKYVHRACLNHWRAVKEGFAFAHCTTCKAPYYLKADNIADRRWRTIKFRFFVARDIAFIFLAIQMVIAILAYLVYLIDGSQKFWLRLTWGFGSKLSFYYVCGTVLFFAFIGLSGCFITCFDQRIRNDPAVPCRELHRCCCELGTCFDCQLPATLSLWSTDRSISESCDCASCECGCLEGNHEAGLPLLCIMAIIVICLFSVFGIFYSVLVATMVGQRIWQRHYHILAKRMLTEEYVVENVDDEMNEASWSPPPLAPDDVQQLKSLGLL